One window of the Candidatus Saccharibacteria bacterium genome contains the following:
- a CDS encoding DUF87 domain-containing protein, with protein sequence MAKQPIRWHLFELYILSESLTQGQWLQLNKAIIGHLGVLGGNYDLVFRCTDNVVRFFVRCDHDLSMLSNAIEGVLLRPAHEKDLELPSATGKEHFVQFVSGGNILDLKEKYHIKKMKSLEFASFRVKAFRHDKAVIQTSMYFMSVGKAWSKATKLLTAFPANLLAIDFTTNTHYLKKTVPKYLNIEKAVPILSSDSAGALLEVDTFPFFPRNYYLHLTGYEFDKHSFIVGASGSGKSKFISLLVDRLSKTALAMNYRVVVIDPHASLAEDFTHIADKKVINFGHESTELFSGTATDISAATELTGTLFRSLMGDMANPKADRLLRFSLYVLLTAQAMSLGNLKRFVTDIELRNQILEHVESYVPSNIIHFFGADFNELRTKYYTETISPIVSFVDEMQLQPALISEGELSLSKTIQEHFLTVFSLNKVSMGEKVVKTVAGLLIQQIFLLAQARAFNQRVMLIIDEVSVVQNPALAAILSEARKFNLTVVLTQQYFGQIDKDLRDAIFANTYNYYTFKVSEEDARALEGNLNIELPKELVEKEHAKGIDEPEVRVKIMTELHPRECLVRVLANGQVVPAVKARTLDAPHAEKSISPDNLATYQTSPSPKLPTKFEESQVLRSPVKTAIPGENAPEPPVTVASTPLASAPQGLETAAPTPPRPFDTASSLEPQTFNLSDLLAEHSSSRIKVRKDG encoded by the coding sequence ATGGCAAAACAACCTATCCGGTGGCATCTGTTTGAGCTATATATCCTCAGTGAAAGCCTCACGCAAGGGCAATGGCTGCAACTCAACAAAGCCATCATCGGCCACCTAGGTGTACTTGGCGGAAACTACGATCTAGTGTTTCGCTGCACAGACAACGTCGTACGGTTTTTTGTACGGTGCGACCACGACCTCAGCATGTTGTCGAACGCCATTGAAGGCGTCCTGCTTCGTCCGGCGCACGAAAAAGACCTTGAGCTGCCCTCTGCGACCGGAAAAGAACATTTTGTGCAGTTTGTGAGTGGTGGAAACATCCTTGACCTCAAAGAAAAATACCATATAAAGAAAATGAAAAGTCTTGAATTTGCCAGCTTCCGCGTCAAAGCTTTTCGGCATGACAAGGCCGTTATTCAAACCAGCATGTACTTTATGTCGGTAGGTAAAGCCTGGAGTAAGGCCACGAAATTACTAACCGCATTTCCCGCCAACCTGCTCGCCATAGACTTTACGACTAACACACATTACCTGAAAAAAACCGTTCCCAAATATCTCAATATTGAGAAAGCCGTCCCCATACTGTCAAGCGATAGCGCCGGAGCATTACTTGAAGTCGACACTTTTCCATTCTTTCCACGCAACTACTACTTACATCTCACCGGTTACGAATTTGACAAGCACTCGTTTATAGTCGGAGCGAGCGGAAGCGGCAAGTCAAAGTTCATTAGCCTGCTCGTAGACCGCCTGAGCAAAACGGCACTCGCCATGAACTACCGCGTCGTTGTCATAGACCCACACGCCTCGCTAGCCGAAGATTTTACCCACATAGCCGACAAAAAAGTAATCAATTTTGGCCACGAGAGTACCGAGCTATTTAGCGGCACCGCCACCGATATATCAGCCGCTACGGAGCTAACAGGCACGCTATTTCGTTCGCTTATGGGCGACATGGCTAACCCTAAAGCCGACCGCTTGCTGCGTTTTAGCCTGTATGTCCTCCTCACCGCCCAAGCAATGTCGCTCGGCAACCTCAAACGCTTTGTGACAGATATAGAGCTTCGTAACCAAATTCTTGAACATGTCGAGTCCTACGTTCCGAGTAACATCATTCACTTTTTTGGTGCCGATTTTAACGAGCTTCGTACCAAATATTACACCGAGACTATATCTCCCATCGTCTCTTTTGTAGATGAGATGCAGCTCCAACCAGCGCTGATAAGCGAAGGTGAACTTTCACTGAGCAAGACCATCCAGGAGCACTTTTTGACAGTCTTTTCTCTGAACAAAGTCAGCATGGGCGAAAAAGTTGTCAAAACCGTTGCTGGTCTGCTCATTCAGCAAATATTCCTCCTTGCTCAAGCCCGTGCGTTCAACCAGCGCGTTATGCTCATAATAGACGAGGTTTCGGTAGTGCAAAACCCAGCTCTGGCAGCCATTTTGTCCGAGGCGCGCAAATTTAACCTAACGGTAGTTCTGACCCAGCAGTATTTTGGCCAGATAGATAAAGACTTACGCGATGCCATTTTTGCAAACACCTACAATTACTACACGTTCAAAGTTTCCGAGGAAGATGCTCGGGCGCTCGAGGGCAACCTAAATATTGAGCTACCGAAAGAACTCGTCGAGAAAGAGCATGCCAAAGGCATCGACGAGCCGGAAGTACGCGTCAAAATCATGACCGAACTGCACCCGCGAGAATGCCTCGTTCGGGTGCTCGCCAATGGCCAGGTTGTGCCGGCAGTCAAAGCCCGTACGCTAGACGCGCCACATGCCGAAAAATCCATTTCACCCGATAATCTCGCAACGTACCAGACCTCGCCCAGCCCAAAACTCCCAACCAAGTTCGAAGAATCCCAGGTGTTACGTAGCCCTGTTAAAACGGCCATCCCAGGTGAAAATGCCCCAGAACCGCCGGTTACTGTAGCGTCAACACCGCTTGCATCTGCTCCACAGGGCTTAGAGACTGCTGCGCCCACACCGCCACGGCCATTTGACACCGCCAGTTCGCTGGAGCCACAGACATTTAACTTGAGCGACTTGCTCGCCGAACATTCATCTAGTCGAATAAAAGTAAGGAAGGATGGGTAA
- the smpB gene encoding SsrA-binding protein SmpB, with translation MAKKQGRRGHQKQQGPRKVIQNRRARHDYELGDSLVVGLQLTGAETKSLRMGHGQLRGAYVTVKENELYLLNGTVNGTSGVPVPEQDQSRTRKLLARRREIDALLEAKTQGRTIVPLEILTAGRYIKLRIAIGKGKKTWDKRQTLRKRDDARDSERAMKNH, from the coding sequence ATGGCAAAGAAACAGGGGCGTCGCGGCCACCAGAAGCAGCAGGGACCACGCAAGGTCATTCAGAACCGACGAGCACGGCACGATTACGAGCTCGGCGATTCTTTGGTGGTGGGCTTACAACTCACCGGTGCCGAAACAAAGTCGCTGCGCATGGGGCACGGCCAGCTTCGTGGCGCGTACGTGACCGTCAAAGAAAACGAACTGTACCTGCTAAATGGCACGGTCAACGGGACCAGTGGCGTTCCGGTACCCGAACAAGACCAGTCACGTACACGCAAGCTCCTCGCTAGGCGCCGCGAAATAGACGCACTACTGGAAGCCAAGACACAAGGCCGCACTATTGTCCCGCTCGAAATCCTTACCGCTGGCCGCTACATCAAGCTCCGCATTGCCATCGGCAAAGGCAAGAAAACTTGGGACAAACGCCAAACCTTACGCAAGCGAGACGATGCCCGCGACTCCGAGCGTGCTATGAAAAATCATTAG